A region of Halosolutus amylolyticus DNA encodes the following proteins:
- a CDS encoding GNAT family N-acetyltransferase — protein sequence MSVNIDSRVVTPGSDDFVDEAWKLKERINRREGVLKQRYDFFTDAYRRSTVHCYVQDGDLVGFAAVRRDGYILFLAVSPDCRGEGIGKRLVARVAEDHDTITCHARTSNENALQFYEHLGFEIKRRIDGYYEDGGDAYYLKLGSDVGIADRISDLMRR from the coding sequence GTGAGCGTCAACATCGACAGCCGCGTCGTCACGCCGGGGAGTGACGACTTCGTCGACGAAGCCTGGAAGCTGAAAGAGCGGATCAATCGGCGGGAGGGAGTACTCAAGCAGCGGTACGATTTCTTCACCGACGCGTATCGTCGATCGACGGTCCACTGTTACGTCCAGGACGGCGACCTCGTCGGGTTCGCCGCCGTTCGACGCGACGGCTACATCCTGTTCCTGGCGGTCTCGCCGGACTGCCGCGGCGAGGGGATCGGGAAGCGACTCGTCGCTCGCGTCGCCGAGGATCACGACACGATCACGTGCCACGCCCGGACGAGCAACGAGAACGCCCTCCAGTTCTACGAACACCTCGGGTTCGAGATCAAACGCCGCATCGACGGCTACTACGAGGACGGCGGCGACGCCTACTACCTGAAACTCGGCTCCGACGTCGGCATCGCCGATCGGATTTCGGACCTGATGCGTCGCTAA
- a CDS encoding archease, producing the protein MGFELRDHTADVGVAATGETPAAVFAAVADGLAAAMCDDVPAETGDRFTLSVSAESREALLFDYLDELVYLRDVRGELPVDNRVESIAGPADGAGSEADTRSGSAERSDASDFDAEAWSLEASARGVPLSAIDAREVKAVTYSEMCLERVDDGWEAYVVFDV; encoded by the coding sequence ATGGGGTTCGAACTGCGCGATCACACGGCCGACGTCGGAGTTGCGGCGACCGGAGAGACGCCCGCGGCCGTCTTCGCGGCGGTCGCGGACGGACTCGCCGCCGCGATGTGTGACGACGTCCCGGCCGAGACCGGCGATCGATTCACGCTGTCGGTTTCCGCCGAGAGCCGCGAGGCACTGCTGTTCGACTACCTCGACGAACTGGTCTACCTCCGGGACGTCCGGGGCGAACTCCCGGTCGACAATCGGGTCGAATCGATCGCCGGGCCGGCCGACGGGGCGGGATCGGAGGCGGACACCCGTTCCGGGTCAGCGGAGCGGTCGGACGCCAGCGACTTCGACGCCGAGGCGTGGTCGCTCGAGGCCAGCGCCCGCGGCGTTCCGCTATCCGCGATCGACGCACGCGAGGTGAAGGCGGTGACCTACTCCGAGATGTGCCTCGAGCGGGTCGACGACGGGTGGGAGGCGTACGTCGTGTTCGACGTTTGA
- a CDS encoding heavy-metal-associated domain-containing protein, translating into MTQITEYRVTDFDCPTCASNVERSLSKTDGVDRVEVHYTTGRVEIEYDEAAVDPETFERTIANQGYSPQPR; encoded by the coding sequence ATGACGCAGATCACCGAATACCGTGTGACCGACTTCGACTGCCCGACCTGTGCGAGCAACGTCGAACGATCGCTCTCGAAGACCGACGGCGTCGATCGCGTCGAGGTTCACTACACGACGGGCCGCGTCGAGATCGAGTACGACGAGGCCGCCGTCGACCCCGAGACGTTCGAACGAACGATCGCGAACCAGGGGTACAGCCCACAGCCCAGGTGA
- a CDS encoding formylmethanofuran dehydrogenase subunit E family protein, protein MTDTTTDPDRTSTNWKVDYEDVEPIRLRDPAAEALAVVDPDDPIVVTYEDVVKAAGHSCPTAAGAYRIAQAGLDALYPGDELPVRGNVAVLAGGPRDDPAYGVTSRLVSYVTGAAGEDGFAGLAGGHGGRKDLLRFGAIGVDGIAFEFTRTDTDETVRITYDTSKIPDAGPATRHLPALIEGDATDAEREEFTAAWHDRVDAILRGDRYVTVDPQ, encoded by the coding sequence ATGACCGACACTACCACCGACCCCGACCGCACGAGCACGAACTGGAAAGTCGACTACGAGGACGTCGAACCGATCCGACTCCGTGACCCCGCCGCCGAGGCGCTGGCCGTCGTCGATCCGGACGACCCGATCGTCGTTACGTACGAGGACGTCGTGAAGGCGGCGGGCCACTCCTGTCCCACGGCGGCAGGTGCCTACCGCATCGCGCAGGCCGGCCTCGACGCGCTGTACCCCGGCGACGAACTCCCGGTCCGCGGCAACGTCGCGGTGCTCGCCGGCGGGCCGCGGGACGATCCGGCCTACGGCGTCACGTCTCGACTCGTCTCGTACGTCACGGGGGCCGCGGGCGAGGACGGCTTCGCCGGACTGGCCGGTGGCCACGGCGGCCGCAAGGACCTGCTCCGGTTCGGCGCGATCGGCGTCGACGGAATCGCCTTCGAGTTCACGCGCACCGACACCGACGAGACGGTCCGCATCACGTACGACACGTCGAAGATCCCGGACGCCGGCCCGGCCACGCGGCACTTGCCGGCGCTGATCGAGGGCGACGCGACCGACGCGGAACGCGAGGAATTCACGGCGGCGTGGCACGATCGGGTCGACGCAATCTTGCGGGGCGATCGATACGTGACCGTCGATCCGCAGTAA
- a CDS encoding ArsR/SmtB family transcription factor, with translation MAEFTSDVTVEDIAVRDTNVSSAVDEPVRAMILDMLAEAEHSVADIDAELAERGYDRTRNTVRHHVNELRDAGLVEVARLEERNGATTKYYRANTIVLSYALPEDARADVAGMADAIAPEVADLVGTLESEHGETIDRIVGEMAPCEHCRNQKYRTYLLSTVFRRAFVAGVVRRDDEE, from the coding sequence ATGGCCGAATTCACGTCGGACGTCACGGTCGAAGACATCGCGGTCAGGGACACGAACGTCTCGAGCGCCGTCGACGAACCCGTCCGGGCGATGATCCTCGACATGCTCGCGGAGGCAGAACACTCCGTGGCCGACATCGACGCGGAACTCGCGGAGCGAGGGTACGATCGGACGCGCAACACGGTGCGCCACCACGTCAACGAACTCCGCGACGCGGGCCTCGTCGAGGTCGCCCGACTCGAGGAACGCAACGGCGCCACGACGAAGTACTACCGCGCGAACACGATCGTCCTCTCGTACGCGCTCCCCGAAGACGCGCGGGCCGACGTCGCGGGGATGGCCGACGCGATCGCGCCCGAGGTCGCGGACCTCGTGGGGACGCTCGAGTCCGAGCACGGGGAGACGATCGATCGGATCGTCGGCGAGATGGCTCCCTGCGAGCACTGTCGCAACCAGAAGTACCGGACCTACCTGCTGTCGACGGTGTTTCGGCGGGCCTTCGTGGCGGGCGTCGTCCGACGCGACGACGAGGAGTAG
- the priS gene encoding DNA primase small subunit PriS — protein sequence MEERTRAYLRGRFRDHYRRTELSPPPAANEREWGFIPWTDGPGTTMVRHRSLLELGDLSEFLVRKRPRHVYFSAGRFRDPGASSMSEKDWQSADLVFDLDADHLPNVTLGEDSYAEMLATCKDALLRLLDFLENDFGFDDLEIVFSGGRGYHVHVRDESVLHLEREHRREIVDYVRGIGLDFEELIETETVAGLGRETPTERRTLRIDGGWGNRIHTHFMAFVDDLLEMEEKAALDRLQQFDGIGEGKAQATLNAARNNHEGLEAGNVTVHTAVAQLAERFASTAVERDNAPIDEPVTTDTNRLIRLPGSLHGGSGLETVRLDRDEVADFEPLVDAVPGTFRGHEITVDVTDGGEVELGGNSFTVSEGDQSLPEYVAVFLMARGRAEKEKE from the coding sequence ATGGAGGAGCGAACGAGGGCCTATCTTCGGGGGCGATTTCGCGATCACTACCGGCGGACGGAGCTATCGCCGCCGCCCGCGGCCAACGAACGCGAGTGGGGCTTCATCCCCTGGACCGACGGACCGGGGACGACCATGGTTCGGCACCGATCGTTACTCGAACTGGGGGACCTCTCGGAGTTTCTCGTCCGCAAGCGCCCGCGACACGTCTACTTCTCCGCGGGGCGCTTCCGCGATCCGGGAGCCAGTTCGATGAGCGAGAAGGACTGGCAGTCCGCGGACCTGGTCTTCGACCTGGACGCCGACCACCTCCCCAACGTGACCCTCGGCGAGGACTCCTATGCGGAGATGCTCGCGACGTGCAAGGACGCCCTCCTCCGATTGCTGGACTTCCTCGAGAACGACTTCGGCTTCGACGATCTGGAAATCGTCTTCTCCGGCGGCCGGGGCTATCACGTCCACGTCCGCGACGAGTCCGTCCTGCACTTAGAACGGGAACACCGCCGCGAGATCGTCGACTACGTCCGCGGCATCGGGCTGGACTTCGAGGAACTGATCGAGACCGAGACCGTCGCGGGGCTAGGTCGCGAGACGCCGACAGAACGACGCACGCTACGGATCGACGGCGGCTGGGGCAACCGGATCCACACCCACTTCATGGCCTTCGTCGACGACCTCCTCGAGATGGAGGAGAAAGCCGCGCTCGATCGCCTCCAGCAGTTCGACGGCATCGGCGAGGGGAAAGCGCAGGCGACGCTGAACGCCGCCCGGAACAACCACGAGGGGCTCGAGGCGGGCAACGTCACCGTCCACACCGCGGTCGCGCAACTGGCCGAGCGGTTCGCGTCGACGGCCGTCGAACGGGACAACGCGCCGATCGACGAACCCGTCACCACCGACACGAACCGGCTCATCCGGCTTCCCGGGAGCCTCCACGGCGGCAGCGGCCTCGAGACGGTCCGGCTCGATCGGGACGAGGTCGCCGACTTCGAACCGCTGGTCGACGCCGTCCCCGGGACGTTCCGCGGGCACGAGATCACGGTCGACGTCACCGACGGCGGCGAGGTCGAACTCGGGGGGAATAGTTTTACAGTCTCGGAGGGTGATCAGTCACTACCGGAGTACGTCGCCGTGTTTCTCATGGCGCGTGGCAGGGCTGAAAAGGAGAAAGAATGA
- a CDS encoding DoxX family protein: MLGLGVGTVSAHEEYVVDDEREVDAAEFLADALTDPLVVGPLILGGVVVLAVVATYLAVRPFGRDVAAFRSAMGEYEPYVPWLLRISLGIPLIGAGFGGYFISPEIEVNLRLLQVGLGFGLLFGLATRLVALLALVAYLVGVAIRPTLLLQFEFVGGLAAIALIGGGRPSADHVLQRIAGTPGAMYARVDPIYDRARTFQEWIGEYTALLPVVVRFGLGATFVYLGLGQKLMRPGIALSVVDRYDLTAVVPASAELWVLGAGLAEVALGLALVVGFFTRASATVAIGMFSLTLFALPDDPVLAHVGLFGMASVLLITGSGPYAVDRRLARDGRTPTDVPAGDRTSATADEDCSSH; this comes from the coding sequence CTGCTCGGTCTCGGCGTCGGGACGGTCAGTGCCCACGAGGAGTACGTCGTCGACGACGAACGGGAAGTCGACGCGGCGGAGTTCCTCGCGGACGCGCTCACCGATCCCCTCGTCGTCGGACCCCTGATCCTGGGCGGGGTGGTCGTCCTCGCGGTCGTCGCGACGTATCTCGCCGTTCGCCCGTTCGGGCGAGACGTCGCCGCCTTCCGATCGGCGATGGGCGAGTACGAGCCGTACGTACCCTGGCTCCTGCGGATCTCTCTTGGGATCCCGCTGATCGGGGCCGGCTTCGGCGGGTACTTTATCAGTCCCGAAATCGAGGTGAATCTGCGATTGCTGCAGGTCGGGCTCGGTTTTGGGCTGTTGTTCGGCCTCGCCACGCGTCTCGTCGCACTCCTTGCACTCGTCGCCTACCTCGTCGGGGTCGCGATCCGACCGACGCTCCTGTTACAGTTCGAGTTCGTCGGCGGGCTCGCCGCGATCGCACTGATCGGGGGTGGGCGACCGAGTGCCGACCACGTTCTCCAGCGGATCGCCGGCACCCCGGGTGCAATGTACGCTCGCGTCGACCCGATCTACGATCGCGCGCGTACGTTTCAGGAGTGGATCGGGGAGTACACCGCCCTCCTGCCGGTAGTCGTCCGGTTCGGGCTCGGGGCGACGTTCGTTTACCTGGGTCTGGGCCAGAAGCTCATGCGGCCCGGGATCGCCCTCTCGGTCGTCGATCGGTACGACCTGACCGCGGTCGTGCCGGCGAGTGCGGAACTGTGGGTACTCGGCGCGGGACTGGCGGAAGTGGCGCTGGGGCTCGCGCTCGTCGTCGGGTTCTTCACCCGCGCGAGCGCCACGGTCGCGATCGGGATGTTCTCGCTGACGCTGTTCGCGCTTCCCGACGATCCAGTCCTCGCTCACGTGGGCCTCTTCGGGATGGCCTCGGTGTTACTTATCACCGGGAGCGGTCCGTACGCCGTCGACAGACGCCTGGCACGCGACGGACGAACGCCGACGGACGTGCCAGCGGGCGATCGGACCAGCGCCACTGCCGACGAGGATTGTAGTAGCCACTGA
- a CDS encoding heavy metal translocating P-type ATPase: protein MNLERYVRKHRQPIVVAASGLLFAVGWSLGYVHDVERASAALMILAAVVGGYDVAKKAYYTLRSGTVGINTLVTLAAIGAIAIGEYWEAAAVVFLFSLGNYLEARTMGKTRNALQELLEMTPETAIVRREGEDVEVPAMEVETGETVIVKPGARVPVDGEVTEGESSEGSEIPRANGEPVSAIDQSPVTGESAPVPKSAGDEVYAGTINQEGALEVVATGTGTDTTLERIIRRVEEAQEAKAPTETIIERFARYYTPAIVVLAAGTYAVSGNAIVALTLLVIGCPGALVIGPPVSIVSAIGNAARSGVLMKGGEHLETAGKIDLVAFDKTGTLTKGETTVASVEGFGVDADAVLRDAAIAEKKSEHHLADAILAAVRGDDDGSSAAHLTDGGAITERPGDDASVASPTIPDPDAFEVVPGKGVVASHDDRRIVVGNRALLAERGIEVPAPIADHVREREAAGETAVHVVRDGQVVGVVSLRDELRPAAADVVADLQDAGVRTVMLTGDNERTARAVAETIGIDDYRAALLPEEKQDAVRSFQEEGHVVAMVGDGINDAPSLATADVGIAMGAAGTDTAIQTADMALMADDLERIPYAVSLSKATRWNVAENVAMAVATVVLLLAGVFAGYVHMASGMLVHIGSVLLVILNGMRLLRY, encoded by the coding sequence GTGAACCTCGAGCGATACGTCCGAAAACACCGGCAACCGATCGTCGTCGCCGCCAGCGGCCTGCTCTTCGCGGTGGGCTGGAGCCTCGGCTACGTCCACGACGTCGAACGGGCGAGCGCCGCGCTGATGATCCTCGCGGCGGTCGTCGGCGGCTACGACGTCGCGAAGAAGGCGTACTACACCCTCCGGAGCGGCACCGTCGGGATCAACACCCTCGTCACGCTGGCCGCGATCGGGGCGATCGCCATCGGCGAGTACTGGGAAGCGGCAGCCGTCGTCTTCCTGTTCTCGCTGGGCAACTATCTCGAGGCGCGGACGATGGGCAAGACCCGCAACGCCCTCCAGGAATTGCTCGAGATGACGCCGGAGACGGCGATCGTTCGGCGCGAGGGTGAGGACGTGGAAGTGCCCGCAATGGAAGTCGAAACGGGCGAAACCGTCATCGTCAAACCCGGCGCGAGGGTCCCCGTCGACGGCGAGGTCACCGAGGGTGAAAGCAGCGAGGGATCGGAGATCCCTCGAGCGAACGGGGAACCCGTGAGCGCGATCGACCAGTCCCCCGTCACGGGCGAGAGTGCCCCCGTCCCCAAGTCGGCGGGCGACGAGGTTTACGCCGGGACGATCAACCAGGAGGGCGCACTCGAGGTCGTCGCGACCGGCACGGGCACCGATACGACGCTCGAACGGATCATCCGCCGCGTCGAGGAGGCCCAGGAGGCGAAAGCGCCGACGGAGACGATCATCGAGCGCTTCGCGAGGTACTACACGCCCGCGATCGTCGTGCTGGCGGCCGGGACGTACGCGGTCTCCGGGAACGCGATCGTCGCGCTGACTCTGCTGGTCATCGGCTGTCCCGGCGCGCTGGTCATCGGCCCGCCGGTCAGCATCGTGAGCGCGATCGGCAACGCGGCGCGATCGGGCGTCCTGATGAAAGGCGGCGAGCACCTCGAGACCGCGGGCAAGATCGACCTCGTCGCGTTCGACAAGACGGGAACCCTGACGAAAGGCGAGACGACCGTCGCATCCGTCGAGGGGTTCGGCGTCGACGCCGACGCGGTGCTTCGCGACGCGGCGATCGCCGAGAAGAAGAGCGAACACCACCTCGCGGACGCGATCCTTGCGGCCGTCCGGGGCGACGACGACGGCTCCAGCGCGGCCCACCTGACCGACGGCGGAGCGATCACCGAACGGCCGGGAGACGACGCGAGCGTCGCGTCGCCGACGATCCCCGATCCCGACGCGTTCGAGGTCGTCCCCGGGAAAGGCGTCGTCGCGAGCCACGACGATCGTCGGATCGTCGTCGGCAACCGCGCGCTCCTCGCCGAACGCGGGATCGAAGTCCCGGCCCCGATAGCGGACCACGTTCGCGAGCGCGAGGCGGCCGGCGAGACGGCGGTCCACGTCGTCCGTGACGGCCAGGTCGTGGGCGTCGTCTCGCTTCGGGACGAACTCCGTCCCGCGGCGGCGGACGTCGTCGCGGACCTGCAGGACGCCGGCGTCCGCACGGTGATGCTTACCGGAGACAACGAGCGTACCGCCCGCGCAGTGGCCGAAACGATCGGGATCGACGACTACCGGGCGGCACTGTTGCCCGAGGAGAAACAGGACGCCGTCCGATCGTTCCAGGAGGAGGGCCACGTCGTGGCGATGGTCGGCGACGGCATCAACGACGCACCCTCGCTGGCCACCGCCGACGTCGGGATCGCGATGGGCGCTGCCGGAACCGACACGGCGATCCAGACGGCCGACATGGCCCTGATGGCCGACGACCTGGAGCGCATTCCCTACGCCGTCTCGCTCAGCAAGGCGACCCGCTGGAACGTCGCGGAGAACGTCGCGATGGCCGTGGCGACGGTCGTCCTGTTGCTGGCCGGTGTCTTCGCCGGCTACGTCCACATGGCGAGCGGTATGCTCGTCCACATCGGGAGCGTGCTGCTGGTCATCCTGAACGGCATGCGACTGTTGCGGTACTGA
- the bcp gene encoding thioredoxin-dependent thiol peroxidase — protein sequence MLDVGDDAPEFELPNQHGETVRRSDFEGQRLVVYFYPRANTEGCTTEARSFDDAKPAFDDRDVAIVGISDDPVDDLADFAGEYDLEFDLLSDEFGEVATLYESYGEKHMFGNTFDGVFRNTYLVGPDGTIEAVYEGVTPEGHAKEVLADLDGAEVAAD from the coding sequence ATGCTCGACGTAGGCGACGACGCACCGGAGTTCGAACTGCCCAACCAGCACGGCGAGACCGTCCGCCGCTCCGACTTCGAGGGGCAGCGACTCGTCGTGTACTTCTATCCACGCGCGAACACGGAGGGCTGTACCACCGAAGCCCGATCGTTCGACGACGCGAAACCGGCGTTCGACGATCGGGACGTCGCTATCGTCGGGATCAGCGACGATCCCGTCGACGACCTCGCCGACTTCGCGGGCGAGTACGATCTCGAGTTCGACCTCCTCTCGGACGAGTTCGGCGAGGTCGCCACGCTGTACGAGTCCTACGGCGAGAAACACATGTTCGGGAACACCTTCGACGGCGTCTTCCGGAACACCTACCTCGTCGGTCCCGACGGGACGATCGAGGCGGTTTACGAGGGCGTCACGCCCGAGGGTCACGCGAAAGAGGTGCTCGCCGATCTCGACGGCGCCGAAGTCGCCGCCGACTGA